A DNA window from Syngnathus typhle isolate RoL2023-S1 ecotype Sweden linkage group LG2, RoL_Styp_1.0, whole genome shotgun sequence contains the following coding sequences:
- the trh gene encoding pro-thyrotropin-releasing hormone: MKSTCLFFLNSFLICNLMMACRAQSISAEEDPDLRTMDDLLLHRTESLLLRSILRKMQAEDDNNGGLSSQPAWLTKRQHPGKRYSEDVDEEADVGDEEYSDVERRQHPGKRSTTHGRLSDAPVIVVQGELSKRQHPGKRYVMFPRSRRQHPGKRQPDEEDDDAEEEVHLPELHRRQHPGKRFLDHPGLATISPCEDLSDSVRCAKANLLLDFLDDISDMKHAEEKRQHPGKRFAPEDGQ, translated from the exons ATGAAGTCGACATGCCTGTTCTTCCTGAATTCCTTCCTGATCTGCAACTTGATGATGGCGTGCAGAGCACAGAGCATCTCTGCCGAGGAGGACCCGGACCTGAGGACCATGGACGACCTCCTCCTACACAGAACTGAGAGCCTCCTGCTGCGTTCCATCCTGAGAAAGATGCAAGCAGAAGACGACAATAACG GTGGTCTCTCCTCTCAGCCAGCGTGGCTCACAAAGCGGCAACATCCGGGCAAGAGGTACAGCGAGGATGTGGACGAAGAGGCTGACGTCGGTGATGAAGAGTATTCGGATGTTGAAAGGAGACAGCACCCCGGAAAGCGCTCCACGACTCATGGCCGCCTTTCGGACGCTCCCGTGATAGTCGTCCAAGGTGAACTTTCCAAACGGCAGCACCCGGGCAAGCGCTACGTGATGTTCCCGAGGAGCCGGCGGCAGCATCCCGGTAAGCGGCAGCCGGACGAGGAGGATGACGACGCCGAGGAGGAGGTTCACCTCCCGGAGTTGCACAGGCGCCAGCATCCCGGCAAACGCTTTTTGGATCATCCAGGATTGGCCACGATCAGTCCTTGTGAAGACCTCTCGGACTCTGTGAGATGTGCCAAGGCCAACCTGTTGCTCGACTTTTTAGACGACATCAGCGATATGAAACATGCCGAGGAGAAGAGACAACACCCAGGCAAAAGGTTTGCTCCCGAGGATGGACAGTAG
- the LOC133145913 gene encoding rabenosyn-5, with product MAASSYPSPFEEAAGEVKEGFLCPLCLKDLQSFYQLQEHYEDEHSGEERHVRGQLKSLVQKAKKAKDKLLKKDGDDRGDAGSYESFYYGGVDPYMWEPQELGATRSHLDMFKKQRAARIDHYVIEVNKLIIRLEKLTSFDRTNSDAARIRAIEKSVVSWVNDSDVPFCPDCGSKFNIRNRRHHCRLCGSIMCRKCMDFVPLPLAQKLISGTREALSVPGVGRAQSQSPSGMGSRRGSLSSLSSITSMLDDKDDEKIRCCCHCMETLLKRQHKLDEKDFVPDIVKLYERLRACMHKVDEKAPEYIRIAESLNAGETTYNLETAGGLRLEVQKYYELIDALSKKILTLGMKDEPPPHPKTLQLQKMVRYSATLFVQEKLLGLMSLPTKQKYEELKEKRKQEQEKKLQQERLAAQEVLKRRQDLERNRPAADINGEQAPRAPRLSKAGGWLPSSDPGHPRSTLEDPLLQQIDNIRSFLRQAREAHRTDEVAMLEENLRQLQDEYDQQQTSLAIALSQKLADEENLQQGELRRLEAWEREESQRMLPACETSLALGVPAAPSRDLSPRDECSAAKQNEESPPRLRSLGGQVTPPSGDGHSNPFLEEGSTPIEEDPSNPFCEDIKRERGKVTNGKEEYNPFDDDEEEDDDTRADHVPSNPFEEQEDEEKGDDNADSGNPFSDTSNAGSSTNPFDCDDDNLDLIEEELLLQQIDNIRAYIFDAKLSGRLDEVELLSENLRELQRALQDQKRSER from the exons ATGGCCGCTAGCTCCTACCCAAGCCCTTTTGAGGAGGCGGCGGGCGAGGTGAAGGAGGGCTTCCTTTGCCCGCTTTGCCTCAAGGACCTGCAGTCCTTCTACCAACTCCAAGAGCACTATGAAGACGAGCATTCTGGAGAAGAGCGCCACGTTAGAGGACAACTGAAAA GTTTGGTCCAGAAGGCAAAGAAAGCCAAAGACAAGCTGTTGAAGAAGGATGGCGACGACCGAGGGGACGCTGGCAGTTATGAGTCCTTCTACTACGGTGGAGTGGACCCGTACATGTGGGAGCCTCAGGAGCTGGGAGCAACAAGAAGTCACTTGGACATGTTCAAGAAGCAACGCGCCGCCAGGATAGATCACTACGTCATCGAAGTCAACAAGCTTATCATCAGGCTGGAAAAG CTCACGTCCTTCGACAGGACCAACTCGGACGCGGCCAGAATCCGAG CCATCGAGAAGTCGGTGGTGTCTTGGGTGAACGACTCCGATGTCCCGTTCTGTCCCGACTGCGGCAGCAAGTTCAACATTCGCAACAGACGCCACCACTGTCGACTCTGCGGCTCCATCATGTGCAGGAAGTGCATGGACTTTGTCCCCTTGCCTCTTGCTC AGAAGCTCATCAGTGGCACACGTGAAGCTCTGAGTGTCCCTGGCGTCGGGCGCGCTCAGTCCCAGTCGCCCAGCGGGATGGGCTCCAGGAGAGGCAGCCTGAGCAGCCTGAGCAGCATCACGTCCATGCTGGACGACAAGGACGACGAGAAGATTCGCTGCTGTTGCCACTGCATGGAAACGCTCTTGAAGAGACAGCACAAGTTGGACGAGAAAGATTTTGTGCCTGATATAGTTAAGCTTTACGAG AGGCTGAGGGCGTGCATGCACAAGGTGGACGAGAAGGCCCCAGAATACATCCGAATAGCCGAATCGCTCAA CGCCGGAGAGACGACCTACAATCTCGAAACAGCGGGGGGGCTTCGACTGGAAGTACAGAAATACTACGAATTGATTGATGCTCTCAG CAAGAAGATTCTGACTTTGGGAATGAAAGATGAGCCGCCGCCGCATCCAAAGACGCTGCAACTGCAGAAGATGGTGCGCTATTCAGCCACGCTGTTTGTCCAG GAGAAGCTGCTCGGCCTCATGTCCTTGCCAACCAAGCAGAAGTATGAAGAGCTGAAAGAAAAGCGAAAACAAGAACAAGAGAAGAAACTCCAACAAGAGAGGCTG GCAGCCCAGGAGGTCCTGAAGAGGAGGCAGGATttggagaggaaccgtccggcCGCCGATATCAACGGAGAGCAGGCCCCCCGGGCACCTCGCCTGAGCAAAGCCGGGGGCTGGTTGCCCTCCTCTGACCCGGGCCACCCGCGCAGCACGTTGGAAGACCCCCTGCTGCAGCAGATTGACAACATCCGCTCGTTCCTCCGGCAAGCGCGTGAGGCACACAGGACGGACGAGGTGGCCATGCTGGAGGAGAACCTGCGTCAGCTGCAGGACGAATACGACCAGCAGCAGACCAGCCTGGCCATTGCGCTCTCTCAGAAGCTGGCCGACGAGGAAAACCTGCAGCAGGGCGAACTGCGCCGCCTGGAGGCctgggagagagaggagagccAACGTATGCTTCCCGCCTGCGAGACCTCTCTAGCTCTCGGCGTTCCCGCAGCCCCTTCTCGCGATTTAAGCCCAAGAGATGAATGTTCCGCCGCAAAGCAGAACGAGGAGTCCCCTCCAAGACTAAGAAGTTTAGGTGGCCAGGTTACGCCCCCGAGCGGAGACGGACATAGCAACCCGTTCCTTGAAGAAGGCTCGACTCCTATCGAGGAGGACCCGTCCAATCCCTTCTGCGAGGACATCAAGAGGGAGCGCGGGAAAGTGACCAACGGAAAGGAAGAATACAACCCTTTTGAcgacgatgaggaggaggacgacgacacGCGGGCTGACCATGTTCCCAGCAATCCCTTTGAGGAGCAGGAAGACGAGGAGAAGGGTGATGACAACGCAGACAGCGGCAACCCCTTCTCAGACACCTCAAACGCCGGCTCCTCCACCAATCCCTTCGACTGCGACGACGACAACTTGGACTTGATCGAGGaggagctgctgctgcagcagaTCGACAACATCAGGGCCTACATCTTCGACGCCAAGCTCAGCGGTCGGCTGGACGAAGTGGAGCTGCTGTCGGAGAACCTGAGAGAGCTACAGCGCGCCCTACAGGATCAGAAGAGAAGCGAGCGTTGA
- the mrps25 gene encoding 28S ribosomal protein S25, mitochondrial yields the protein MPMKGRFPIRRTLQYLQKGDIIFKNRVKIMTVNYNTQGELSDGARKFVFFNIPQIQYKNPWLQIMMFKNMTPSPFLRFYLDDGEQVLVDVEGKEHKEIAKHIRTILGKSQMMLEAEAQAKMQASNPANFGPKKYCLRECICEVEGQVPCPSTTPLPKEMTGKYRAQMRAAQE from the exons ATGCCTATGAAAGGAAGATTCCCGATTAGGAGGACGCTGCAGTATCTCCAGAAAGGCGACATAATCTTTAAAAACCGAGTGAAGATCATGACTGTAAATTACAACACGCAGGGAGAGCTCAGCGACGGAGCAAG GAAATTCGTGTTCTTCAACATTCCTCAAATTCAGTACAAAAACCCGTGGCTTCAAATAATGATGTTCAAAAACATGACGCCGTCGCCATTTTTGAGATTTTATTTGG ATGACGGCGAACAGGTGCTGGTGGACGTGGAAGGCAAGGAGCACAAAGAGATTGCAAAACACATCAGGACCATTTTGGGCAAATCCCA GATGATGTTGGAGGCAGAGGCACAAGCAAAGATGCAGGCTTCCAACCCTGCCAATTTTGGCCCAAAGAAGTACTGTCTGCGGGAGTGCATCTGTGAGGTGGAAGGTCAGGTGCCCTGTCCCAGCACCACGCCATTGCCCAAAGAGATGACGGGCAAGTATCGTGCCCAGATGAGAGCGGCACAGGAGTAA